The genomic interval GCGGCGTCGTTGTAGTCGGTCCAGCCGTCCACCGAGGTGAGGCTCAGCTCGAGGACCTTGCCGTCCTTGGCGTAGTAGCCGTCGGAGCCCTTGGCGTAGCCGGCCGCCTCGAGGATCTCGCCGGCGGCAGCCGCGTCGGCCTTCTGCGGGCTGAGCTTGTTCGCGGAGTCCGCCACCCACTTCTCGTCACGAGGGATGAGCGCGAACGTCGGCGAGATCTCGCCGGTCAGGCCGACGAACGCCTTGTCGTTGATCGTGCCGCGGTCGACAGCGACGTTCAGCGCCTGGCGCACTGCCACGTCGGTCTGTGCGCCGACGCAGCCCAGGTCTGCGTTCGAGCAGGTGTACAGCACCGTCGGGTCCTGCGGGGTGTTGACCCACTCGATCTTGCCGTTGCCGGTGACCGAATCGGGGTTCGGGATGAACATGCCGGCCCAGTCGAGCTTGCCCGCGGCGAGCAGGTCCTGTGCCGTCTGGTTGTTGTCGACGCCGATGTACTGCACGCTCTTCACGCCGAGCTCGTCCGCGTCGCGGAAGTACTTGTTGGCGACGAGCGTGTACGACTCGCTGGTGGTCGCGTCGACCACGTAGGCACCGGATCCGACCGGCTCCTCATTGGCGAAGTTCGCGAAGTCGGTAATCTCGCCCCAGATGTGCTTGGGCAGGATGAGCGTCGAGCCGAGGCGCTGGAACTCGGTGGTGTACTGCGCGGCGCTGTAGGTCAGCACGACGGTGGTGTCGTCGGTCGCCTCGGCCGAGACGAGGCCGTTGGCCTCGGGGTTGTTCGGCTCGTAGGTGAACGTGAAGGCGACGTCCTCTGCGGTCAGGGGCTCGCCGTCGGACCACTTCAGGTCGCTCTTGAGCTTGACGGTGATGACGGTGCCGTCCTCGTTGTACTCGTACGAGTCGCCGAGCAGGCCGACGGGCTCGGTGTCGGCGGTCTTGTTGAAGAAGAACAGGGGCTCGTAGATCGGGCCCATGGCGCCGTGCAGGACGGTGGGTGCGAACGGGTTGTAGTTCGCGGTGATCGGGGTGGTGCTGCCTGCCCAGACGCGCAGCGGACGGTCGTTCTTCGACTCGCCCGAGTCGCCCGCGTCGGCGGTCGAGCACCCGGTCAGGGCGAGAGCGAGTACAGCTGCTCCCGCCGCGGTGGTCAACGCGATCTTGCGCGTCTTGTTGCGGATCATTTCGGTCTTTCCTCTCGGTGCTGCATTGCAGGAGGGGGTCCTCCACGCGGAGGCAAACCCCGGAGTGAGGTTTGTTAGGACAGCAACCTAACAAATAAACCTCAGGGGCGCCAAGCGGGCTTGAGTAACGATTGGGACTCGCCGATGGAAATCGCTGTGACCAGGTGGATTACTCGCTTCGGATGCCCAGTGCGGGCACAGCGAAGCGACCGCCGGATGCCGGGAAGCCCCGGCACGGCGAAGTCGGAAGTCTGCTACACCGCGCCCGCTACGAGATGCCCAGCTGCCCCGCGAGCACCATCACGGCGGCGCCGCGAAGCACGATGTCGGGCTGCTCGGTGCGGTGGATCGTGATGTCGCTGAAGACGCCGTCGAGGGTGCGCGCGTGCAGAGTGTCGACCGCCGCACGCAGGAAGATGTCATCGAGCAGGTCGGCAGGACCTGACAGCACGATGTCGGAGAGGTCGAGGGCCGCGACGATCGGGGCGATGCCGATGGCCATCCGGGCCCCGGCATCCCGCAGGATCTCGTCGCGCGCTTCGGGGCGCTCCTCGATCGCGGCGCTCAGGCGCCCGACGTTGAGCCAGGCCTCCAGGCATCCATCCCGCCCGCACACGCACCGAGGACCGCCGTCGGTGCCGACCACGACGTGCCCGATCTCCCCCGCCGCGAACCGGCTGCCGGTGAGCGGCTGCCCGCCGGTGATGAGGCCGGCGCCGACACCTCGGCCGACCTTGATGAGCATGAAATCGCTGCGGGCGCCGCCGAAGGTGTACTCGGCGAGTACGGCCGCGTTCGCGTCGTTGCCGACGATGACGGGCAGATCCAACTCGATGCTGGTTCGTGCCCGCAGCGGCAGACCCTGCCAGCCGAGGTTGGGCGAGCTGAGCACGGCGCCATCAGCACTGACGACGCCCTGGGTGCCGATGCCGACGCCGAGGATCGGCTTGTCGGATGCTGCGATCAGCCGCCTGGCGAGTTCGATCATGACCGCGAAGGTGGCGTCGCCGTCCTCCCCCGGCGGGCGCTCGACAGCGTCCCGCGTGACGACCTCGCCGTCGAGGTTCATCACCGCGCCCTCGAACCGGGTCGAGCCCGACATGTCGATGCCGATGATCTGGTGACCGTTGCGATCGATGTCGATGAGTGTGGCGGGCTTGCCTGGGCCTGAGGCCTCGCGGACGCCGATCTCCTTGACGATCTCGTCGGCGATGAGCTCGGCGACCAGGTCAGAGATCGTGACACGGGTCAGGCCGGTCTCACGGGCGAGGTCCGCGCGGCTGACCTGACCTGCGTGGTATAGCGTCTGCAGCACCAGCGAGCGGTTGTGCGCACGTGCGTACTCGGGCAGGAGTTTCGCGCGCGATCGCAGCTTTCTCGAGGGCCCGAAGGCTCCTGAGAACTGCACGCCGGCCTGCGCCGACCCCTGAGGTCCGTCCACGTTTCAAACACCTTTGTTAGTAAACTTTACGAACAAAGATAGTACAGGCTATCTGTGGGAAGACTACCGTGGCTTCGCCGACTCGGCCCCGCACGAGGTCGCGTCCCGGACTTGTCTGGGAACGGATGCAGGTCATCTGAACGCTTGCAGATGGATTTCGCGGTGCGGCGGTCCGCGTGTCGTGGAGTCCTGTCCTGCATCCGTTCCCGAAAAACGAAACGAGAGGAACTCACTCCACGGTGACGGACTTCGCCAGGTTCCTGGGCTGGTCGACGTCCAGGCCCTTGGCCGTGGCCAGCGCCATGGCAAAGATCTGCAGCGGCACGACGGCCAGCAGCGGCTCGAGCAGCGGCGAGGCGAGCGGAATGCGAATGACCTCGTCTGCATAGGGCAGCACGGCGGCATCCCCCTCCTCGGCGACGACGATCACACGGGCACCGCGCGCGCGGATCTCCTGGATGTTCGAGACGACCTTCGAGTGGATCAGCGCGGAGTGGCGCGGCGACGGCACCAGCACGAACACCGGCTGACCTGGTTCGATCAGCGCGATCGGGCCGTGCTTGAGCTCGCCGGCCGCGAAGCCCTCGGCGTGGATGTACGAGATCTCTTTGAGCTTGAGCGCACCCTCGAGTGCGATCGGGTAGCCCACGTGGCGGCCAAGGAACAAGACCGAGCGGGTGTCGGCCATCCAGCCGGCGAGCTGGGTGACGTGCTCGGTCTCCTCTGCCAGCACCTGAGACACCTTCGCCGGCAGCTCCTGCAGCTCGGCGACGACGTCAGAGGCCGAGGCGGGAAGAACCCCGCGCACGCGGCCCATGTGCAGGCCGAGCAGCAGCAGCGCGGTGATCTGCGCCGAGAATGCCTTGGTCGAGGCGACAGCGACCTCAGGGCCTGCGTGGGTGTAGACGACAGCATCCGACTCGCGGGGAATCGTCGCACCCTGCGTGTTGCACACAGACAGCGTGCGAGCGCCGCGCTCGCGCGCGTACTTGACCGCCATCAGCGTGTCCATGGTCTCGCCCGACTGGCTGATCGAGATGACCAGCGTGCCGTCGTCGATCACCGGGTCGCGGTAGCGGAACTCGTGCGCCAGCTCGACATCGACCGGCACGCGCGCCCACTGCTCGATCGCGTACTTGCCGACCATCGCGGCGTACGAGGCGGTACCGCAGGCGGTGATGATGATGCGTCGGATGCCCGTGAACAGCTCATCCAGTCCGTCGAGCTCTGGAATGACGACCTGGTCGTCCTGCACCCGCCCGCGGATCGTGTTGGCGACCGCCTCAGGCTGCTCGGCGACCTCCTTGGCCATGAACGACGGCCAGCCGCCCTTCTCAGCGGCGGCTGCGTCCCACGACACCTCGAACGGCTGCGCCTCGACGGTCACGCCGTCGAAGTCCGTCACCGTCACAGACGAAGGCGTGATCGAGACGATCTGGTCCTGACCGATCGCCAGCGCACTGCGGGTGTGCTCGACGAAGGCCGCGACGTCACTGCCGAGGAAGTTCTCACCGTCCCCCAGTCCGATCACCAGCGGCGAGTTGCGGCGGGCACCGACGACCAGGCCGGGCTGGCTCTCGTGCATGGCGAGCAGCGTGAACGCGCCCTCGAGGCGGTTCACGACCGAGCGGAAGGCCGTCGCCAGATCTCCGGATGCCCGGTACTCGCGCCCCAGCAGGGCCGCGGCGACCTCGGTGTCGGTCTCGCTCAGGAAGGTCGTGCCCTCGGCGGTCAGCTCATCGCGCAGGGCGGCGAAGTTCTCGATGATGCCGTTGTGGATGACCGCGAGCTTGCCGTCATCGGCGAGGTGCGGGTGCGCGTTCACGTCGGTGGGGCCGCCGTGAGTCGCCCAGCGGGTGTGGCCGATTCCGGTCGTGCCGTCGGGCATCGCAGCATCCGCCAGCGAGTCGCGCAGCACGGCCAGCTTGCCGGCCTTCTTGCGCATGTCGAGCACGCCGCCGTCATCGATGATGGCTATGCCTGCTGAGTCGTAGCCGCGGTACTCGAGGCGGGCGAGGCCCGCGAGAAGGATGTCCTGGCTGGGCCGCGGGCCCACGTATCCGACGATTCCACACATGGATTACAGCGTAAAGCGTGCTTTTTGCGAGGGATCCGAACGAAAACGGTGGCAGAAGAACGACCCCGCAGGAAAACGAAAGACGT from Microbacterium sp. H1-D42 carries:
- the glmS gene encoding glutamine--fructose-6-phosphate transaminase (isomerizing), producing the protein MCGIVGYVGPRPSQDILLAGLARLEYRGYDSAGIAIIDDGGVLDMRKKAGKLAVLRDSLADAAMPDGTTGIGHTRWATHGGPTDVNAHPHLADDGKLAVIHNGIIENFAALRDELTAEGTTFLSETDTEVAAALLGREYRASGDLATAFRSVVNRLEGAFTLLAMHESQPGLVVGARRNSPLVIGLGDGENFLGSDVAAFVEHTRSALAIGQDQIVSITPSSVTVTDFDGVTVEAQPFEVSWDAAAAEKGGWPSFMAKEVAEQPEAVANTIRGRVQDDQVVIPELDGLDELFTGIRRIIITACGTASYAAMVGKYAIEQWARVPVDVELAHEFRYRDPVIDDGTLVISISQSGETMDTLMAVKYARERGARTLSVCNTQGATIPRESDAVVYTHAGPEVAVASTKAFSAQITALLLLGLHMGRVRGVLPASASDVVAELQELPAKVSQVLAEETEHVTQLAGWMADTRSVLFLGRHVGYPIALEGALKLKEISYIHAEGFAAGELKHGPIALIEPGQPVFVLVPSPRHSALIHSKVVSNIQEIRARGARVIVVAEEGDAAVLPYADEVIRIPLASPLLEPLLAVVPLQIFAMALATAKGLDVDQPRNLAKSVTVE
- a CDS encoding ABC transporter substrate-binding protein translates to MIRNKTRKIALTTAAGAAVLALALTGCSTADAGDSGESKNDRPLRVWAGSTTPITANYNPFAPTVLHGAMGPIYEPLFFFNKTADTEPVGLLGDSYEYNEDGTVITVKLKSDLKWSDGEPLTAEDVAFTFTYEPNNPEANGLVSAEATDDTTVVLTYSAAQYTTEFQRLGSTLILPKHIWGEITDFANFANEEPVGSGAYVVDATTSESYTLVANKYFRDADELGVKSVQYIGVDNNQTAQDLLAAGKLDWAGMFIPNPDSVTGNGKIEWVNTPQDPTVLYTCSNADLGCVGAQTDVAVRQALNVAVDRGTINDKAFVGLTGEISPTFALIPRDEKWVADSANKLSPQKADAAAAGEILEAAGYAKGSDGYYAKDGKVLELSLTSVDGWTDYNDAAKLIGEQAKAAGIKLNVSTVQWQEFSDARQSGQFELIMGGVIGTSVADPFQIYRDWFGGTAVASTSKVGEEVPPGRWNFSRYNNPEVDAAIQQAISTNDEAEKKEIYGSIQEHIVNDVPYIPLVINATQTFYNSKDFTGWPTEDDLYAFPPSWGSISAGYVLTQLEPAK
- a CDS encoding ROK family transcriptional regulator codes for the protein MQFSGAFGPSRKLRSRAKLLPEYARAHNRSLVLQTLYHAGQVSRADLARETGLTRVTISDLVAELIADEIVKEIGVREASGPGKPATLIDIDRNGHQIIGIDMSGSTRFEGAVMNLDGEVVTRDAVERPPGEDGDATFAVMIELARRLIAASDKPILGVGIGTQGVVSADGAVLSSPNLGWQGLPLRARTSIELDLPVIVGNDANAAVLAEYTFGGARSDFMLIKVGRGVGAGLITGGQPLTGSRFAAGEIGHVVVGTDGGPRCVCGRDGCLEAWLNVGRLSAAIEERPEARDEILRDAGARMAIGIAPIVAALDLSDIVLSGPADLLDDIFLRAAVDTLHARTLDGVFSDITIHRTEQPDIVLRGAAVMVLAGQLGIS